CCAAAAGGCAAGTCTGCCTGGGAGACATGCATCGCGCAGTCATTAATACAAACACCTCCAGACATTGTGCTTTTGATAATCTTTTCCTGAACATCTCCGCTAGAGCTAAAAATATATAATGCTAAAGGCCTATCTTTACTATTTATGTAATCTATCGTATCAGACAGATCCCTATAGGTAAGAATAGGTAAAATAGGACCAAATATCTCCTCACGTAGCAGGCTCATGTCTTCTGTCGGGTTTAACACTAAGGTGGGAGCAATTTTTTGCAAACCTTTACTGTTTTCAACATCTAATAACGGCAGAACTGTAGCTCCTTTCTCCAGAGCCTCCTTTAGACAAGTAGTCAGCCTATTAAACGCCTTTTCATCAATAATCGAAGTATAATCTTCTGAATTTAAAGATGGATACCATTTGGGCACAAGTCTCTTGGACGATTCCAAGAATCCTGAAAGTTTTTCTTCAGGAATCAATAAATAATCTGGAGCTACACAAGTTTGGCCCGCATTGAAGAATTTTGAGCTCAAAATACGTTCCGCAGCAATATTTTCATCAAAGTCGCCACATATTATGGCTGGCGACTTACCTCCCAGCTCTAATGTCACAGGAGTTAGGTGATCCGCAGCCCTCCGCATTACCACTTTTCCTACTTTGCCAGATCCAGTAAAGATCAGGTGATCATATGCCTGGGCTGTAAACTCCGTGGCGCTTACTTCCGGAAGAATAGCTACCAGATCCGCTGAAAAGAACCTATTAAATAGCTGATGTAATAATGTAGAAAGGGCGCGCGAGTTAGCAGCCATCTTGATCATACAGCGATTCCCTGCGGATATCGCACTCACCAAGGGCCCGACAGACAGAAGTAGTGGGTAATTCCAGGGGGTAACAATAGCAACCACCCCTTTTGGTTGAGGTAATACGCGATTTTTTACTCCTCGAAGTAGCAAAGGCACATGGCGCTTCTGAATTTTCATCCACTTTTTTAAGCGCTTACGAGTGTAACGAATCTCCTCGATACACCCATAGATCTCTGCAATTTTAGTTTCCTGGATGGCACGATTACCAAAATCCTCGCTTATTGCCTTTGCTATGGATTTCTGGTTTTCCAGGATCAATTGCTCTAATTTTTTTAAACTTTCCAGACGCTCCTGAAGACTCGGATAGGGGTTCCTATTAAATGCATCCTTTTGAAGTTTAAAAACACTCTCTACTTTACCTATGCTCACAGATCTGGTGTGCTCGACAACTTTTTCCATGTGTGTGCCCTCGCAAAGTGGCAAGTAGAGAGTGAGTTTGGCCGTATAGTCAGTACTTTATAATTTACAGCTTGGCAAATCGTAAAGTGTGGTAATCAGTACTGCCAAATAGGTACTGAGTTGTTGTTAGACGCTTAAAGTAGTGACTTACATCCAACTCCTCAGTAACCCCTATACCGCCATGTAACTGTATCGCCTCCTGGCCGATAATCCGCGCAGCTTTACCAATACGGCTTTTTGCAGCGGATATCGCCTTAGGCGCAACTCCGTTATTGCTATCAAGCTGTAGCGCAGCCATCAACAATATTGAGCGCGCTTGCTCATACTCAGTAAACATATCCACCATGCGGTGCTGTAGTGCCTGGAACTTGCCAATAGGAACACCAAACTGCTCCCGCGTCTTAGTGTACTCAACTGTCTTCTTATAGATCCTTTCCATAGCTCCAACAGCTTCTGCACACAATGCCAACGTCGCTCTATCAACAGCCTTTTCTATAGCTCCTAAAGCCGCCCCCTCTTCCCCTATAAGATTAGCTATGGGTACTTTCACGTTACTGAATTTAATTTCGGCGGCACGGTGTGCATCCACAGTGGCATATCCATGCCGCTGAAGCCCTTCTGTATTGGGATCGACAAGTAGTAAGGTGATCCCCTCACGATCTCGCTGTGCTCCGCTAGTCCGCACAGCAACTAAGAGTTTATCTGCTACGTCACCATTTAGAACGACAGCTTTATGTCCATTCAGGAGGTAATTGTCTCCATCCTTTACCGCAGTCATGGCTATATCAGTAAGGTTATAGCGACTCTGGGACTCAGTAAAAGCGAATGCCAATTGCAATTGGCCTTCCATTAACATTCCCAGGAGTTCTCGCTTTTGCACCTCACTGGCGCAGTCAGCGATAAGACCACCACTGAGAACAACACTGGCCAGGAAAGGCTCAGCCACTAAACCTCGACCGAACTCCTCCATAACCACCATCAAGTCTACGGCGGAGCCTCCTAGGCCTCCATCATCCTTTCCAAATGGCACCATTAACCAGCCGAGTTCCGCAAATAGCTTCCAATTTTCCTTACTGAAGCCAATATCGTTACTCACTATTTTACAACGACGGTCAAAGTCATAATCCTGCTGGATAAACTTGCTCACACTGCTTTGCAGCATCCGCTGCTCTTCGCTGTAGGAAAAATCCATCGCTCAAGTCCTCTTTAGATGCTGCACTTACAGGCCAAGTACCCATTTACTGATAATATTTTTCTGGATCTCATTACTTCCGCCATAAATTGAGGATTTACGGTTGTTTAAGTAACGAGGCACACTGCCGGCAATAACACCGGGGCCCACCCATTCTCCGTCAAATCCGCTCCTAAACTGCTCTCTCACAAACGGCATTCCGTAGTAACCCGCCGTCTCCATATACAGTTCATCGATAAGTTGAGCGACTTCGGTTCCTTTGATTTTAAGGATGGAAGATTCCGCTCCTGGCGCACCACCGGTACTTACCGCCGCAAGCGTACGTAGTTCAGTAAACTCCAGGGCCAAGAGATCAATTTCAACTTCGGCCAGTTTTTGGGCAAAAGCCGGGTTCTCAAGCAGACTATTTTCTCCATCGCAGGTCTCTTTGGCTAAATCCTTTAACGTTTGTAAGCGTTTTTTGGATTTTGCCACCCGCGCAATACCGGTGCGTTCATGAGTTAACAAAACCTTGGCGTAAGTCCACCCTTGTCCCTCCTCGCCAATACGGTTTTCTACCGGCACCCTCACATTATCGAAATGGATTTCATTTACTTCATGGTGACCACCCAAGGTCATAATTGGCGATACCGTAATACCGGGGTGATTCATATCAATTAGCAAGAAGCTGATAGCAGCCTGGTTCTTTACTTGAGGCCCACCAGTACGAACCAAACAAAATATCCAGTCTGCAAAGTGACCCAAGGTATTCCAGGTCTTGGTGCCGTTGACAATATACTCATCGCCATCACGGACAGCTGTTGTTTTTAAGGAAGCTAAATCTGAGCCAGCATTTGGTTCCGAATACCCCTGACACCACCAGACATTACTTGCCAGGATGTCAGGCAGAAATCGTTGCTTTTGTTCTTCACTACCGTAGGTAAAGATCACTGGAGCAACCATTTTTAAGCCGAAAGGAATCAACTCTGGTACACCATAGTTAGCACATTCGTCTGCCCAAATGTGTTTCTGAGTAGGTGTCCAACCGGTACCTCCATATTCAACCGGCCAATTCGTAGCTGCCCACCCTTGCTCATAGAGTATTTTTTGCCAGCGGACAAAATCCTCTTTCTCCAGGGGGATTTCCTTCAGGGTTTTCTCTCTAATATCTTCAGGAAGTTTCTCTTGGAGAAACTGCTGGACCTCCTGCTGAAAAGCTAACTCTTCGGGAGAAAAATCTATATTCATTCGCCTGCTCCTTTATTAGTTAGTCGGCGCATTGAACAGCAGCTCCTACAAACTGCTTCTATCACAATCTTGCGCAGCAAAAATACGCAATCTTTTGAAAGATCCCCGGTACAGGCGGAACTAGTGTTTAACAGCTTCACCTCGACAAGTTACTTACTTGCCTTTGAATCGATACCACGATTTAAATTATTGGCGCAAGATGCCTTTATCGGAAATAAAAATCCGAGTATTTCTAGCGCCAATCAACTCCAGATAGGCACACAAATCAACAGCTCGAAAAATAAAACAGGAAAAAACTCAACAACATGGCGCCTTTTTATTTTTTATAAGTTTTTTTGCGCCATTTTCCATTAAAAAATGCATTAGGCACTTCTTAATAGGTAAAACACTAACACCTTATTCCGCAGAGTGGAATGCTGTATTCACTTTTGCTATGGTCGTCACCATAATAACCAAAGTGAGAGAAGCCCCCATGTCGATCACGCCCATTCAATCCTCCGATACAATGTTGCAGTCACTTGCTGAAATTCAGGAGTATGAAAAAGTCCCCCTTTCGCAGCGATACCCCTGGGAAAGCACTTTTGATTTAATCCGGCAATCTGCCCGCCTCTACCAACATGACTCGGCCATCGAATTCCTGCCAACGGCCGCACCTGACGAAGACACGGTTAAAGTAAGTTTCTCCGAGTTATCCCAGCGAGTGCACCAGACTGCCAATCTTTTTCACTCCATCGGTGTTGAGCCAACCGATACAGTGACTTTATTACTACCCAATTTGCCAGAAACCCATTTTGCACTTTGGGGAGGCCAGGCAGCAGGTATTACCAGCCCTATTAATCCGTTGCTGGAACCCGAACATATAATCGAAATTATGAATACCACCAGGGCTAAAGTCCTGGTCACTCTTGGCCAAGATCTTAGCGAGGAAATATGGGATAAAGTAACGCAAATTCTCGAGCAAGTTCCCACATTAAAAACTCTGTTACTAATCAGTAAAAAGCCAATTAGCAATACTCCAGTTCCAGCGGGTATTCACGCAGATAATTTTGTCTCGGCTATATCCCAACAGCCGGACGATCATCTAAAGAGTGAGCGTTATATCCAGGGGAGTGAAACCGCTAGTTATTTCCACACCGGGGGCACTACTGGAAGACCTAAAATAGCCCGCTTAACTCACAGCAATATTGCCTTCGTCGCTCAATTAAGTGCTGATACGTCATCCAGTAAAGGGCGCTTCGCTACCCTGAGCGGACTTCCACTGTTTCATATTTTCGGGACGGTTGTTGCGGGTATTGGCACCCTATTGGCCGGACGCACAATTGTTATCATGACACCCTCTGGTTTTCGCTCACCCAATGTCCTACCAAATTGGTGGCATCATGTTGCGCGTTTTCAGGTGAAAGGCTTTGCCGCCGTCCCCACCATCCTCGGTGTATTGCTGCAAATTCCCGTGGGTGACAATGACATCAGCTGTCTAACAGATATTGGCTGTGGAGCCTCCACCCTGCCAACGGGGTTGAAGAATGCCTTTGAGGAGAAGTTCAATGTTCTTGTCAGTAATGGCTACGGCATGACGGAGTCCAGCTGCCTTTTAGCTCGCCCTCCTACCGATATGCAAGCCCCTGAAGGCAGCGTCGGCAGGCGATTGCCTTATATGGAAATGAAAATTGCCGAAGTAGACGGTACCCGACTGGTTAGAACCAGCAATACAGGAGAGGTGGGCATAGTACTCGCGCGCGGGCCACATATTTTTTCTGGCTACTTATCAGAAGAGGATAATGCTAAAGCCTGGGTCGATAAGTCCTGGTTTAATACCGGCGATATGGGATATCTCGATGGAGATGGTAACCTGTTCTTAACTGGGCGGGCCAAGGATTTAATTATTCGCGGCGGCCACAATATAGATCCGGCTCTGATCGAAGAACCATTATCCCGTCACCCTGCCGTTGCTATTGCCGTTGCAGTTGGTCAACCAGATGCTTATGCCGGAGAAGTTCCAGTAGCTTACGTTACCCTGTTTCCATCCACTAACCCGCCCACAGAAGAACAACTCATTGACTATTGCCGCAGCCAAATTTCTGAACGTGCAGCCATTCCTAAGCGCGTGGAAATTATTGATGAGATTCCACTCACTGCTGTAGCCAAAGTATTCAAGCCGGCTCTGCGCAATCGCGCTACCGAATATGTCGTAGGCCAGGCATTAGAGGAAAAAAGTATTACCGCTAAGTTTTCTGCCCACTTCGATACATCCCTTGGCCAGGTAGCAAAAGTTCAACTTGAACAAGCCTCCAGTAAAGCCGATGTAGAGGAAGCCCTGGAAAATTTACCCGTGGCTTTGGAGTTTGAATAAAAGAAATTACCGCATGACTCAATGCACTTAGAACTCCAATATCGGAAATTTCACTATGTCACATGCCTATATTTATGACGGCGGCCGCAGTGTTTTTGGCCGCCACGGGGGCAGCCTTTCCAGTATCCGGCCCGACAACCTGCTTGCCCATGTCATCAGGACCCTGACTGAAAGAAATAATTTTAACCCTCAACATTTTGAGGACGTTATTGCGGGCAATACCAATCAGGCGGGAGAAGACAGTCGCAACGTTGCCCGATTTTCAGGCCTGCTAGCAGGCCTGCCCATATCCACTGGCGGCATAACGGTAAATCGCCTTTGTGGTTCCGGCTTGTCCGCCATAGCAGATGCCGCTCGCTGCATTCGCGCCTCGGAAGGAGAGCTATTTATCGCGGGAGGTGTCGAATCAATGAGTCGCGCCCCCCTGGTTCTCTCCAAAGCCAACAGTGCTTTTGATCGCAATCAGGTATTGGCAGATACGACCCTAGGCCCCCGCTTCACCAACCCAGACATTGTTGCTGAGTATGGAAGCCACAGCATGCCTCAGACCGCAGACAATATTGCATCAGACCTGAATATTTGCCGGGAAGAGTGCGATACATTTGCATTGGCATCACAAACCAAATACGAGTCGGCGCGTACCGATGGCTTCTTTGTCGATGAAATTATTCCCATCGAAGTACCCCAAGGCCGCAAGAAGCCAGCGCTTCTTATCGATACAGATGAACATCCCCGCCCCAATGCAACATTGGAGCGACTTCAAGCCCTACCCGCACTTTTCGAAGATGGAGTGGTTACTGCCGGCAACGCTTCCGGCATCAACGATGGCGCGGCGGCACTCATTATTGGTAGCGCCGAAGCCGGCCAAGCAGCGGATCTAAAACCTAGGGCACGTATTCTCGCCAGCGCCATTGCAGGAGTAGAGCCGCGGGTGATGGGGTTGGGCCCGGTACCGGCTACCCGTAAAGCCCTTGCCCGGGCAGGCTTGGAACTTGGGGATATGGATGTAATGGAGTTCAACGAAGCTTTTGCAGTACAGGCTATGGGCTGCCTCAAAATGCTCGAAATTGATTATGCGGACCCACGGGTAAATCCCAATGGTGGTGCCATCGCCGTTGGTCACCCCCTGGGGGCCAGTGGTGCCCGTATTTTGTTGACAGCATTGCGCCAGCTGGAACGTACCGGCGGGCGCTATGCACTGGCCACCATGTGTATCGGGATTGGCCAGGGCATCGCCGTAATCATAGAACGCATATAAACCTGATTAGATGTAAATAAAACCGAGACCGAACAGTTGTCACTTAAGATCTGGAGATAGCAATGTCTAGTGTAAGTTATGAACTCATTGGCGATATCGGTGTAATTCGATTGAACAATCCCCCTGTGAACGCCCTTTCTCACGGCTTGCGTGAGGGCATTTGGGGAGCGATTAAGGACGCTCAAGGCGATGCATCGAAAGCCCTGGTGCTAGTGTGTGAAGGCCGAACTTTTATCGCTGGTGCGGACATTACGGAATTTGGCAAGCCGCCACAGGCACCCGCCCTATCAGAAGTGATTGTGGAAATAGAAAACTCCTGTAAACCAGTGATCGCCGCCATTCACGGCACGGCACTCGGCGGTGGATTCGAAGTCGCACTAGCCTGCCATTACCGCTGTGCAATAGCATCGGCCAAAGTGGGGCTTCCAGAAGTCAAACTGGGATTATTGCCAGGGGCCGGTGGCACCCAGCGAACCCCACGCTTGGCTGGTGTTGCCGCTGCACTGGAGTTAATCACAAAAGGCAGCCCAATACCGGCCTCTAAAGCCAAAAGTCTAAAGTTAATAGACCGGGTTATCGATGATGACTTGTTAGAGGGAGCCCTCGCCTTTACCCGTGAATTGATAACAAATGAAGCTCCTCTGCGCCGAGTCAGAGACATCGTAATAGATCCTGACAGCATTCCTGAGGGGTTATTTGATGATTTCCGCAAGCGCCTTGAAAAGAGATCACGAGGTCAGCTTGCACCGCAACATATTGTTACCTGTATAGAGGCCGCAGTTCACCAGCCTTTTGATAAAGGGCTTGCTAAAGAGCTCGACTTGTTTATCGAATGCCTGCTCTCCAGCCAATCGGCCGCCCTCAGGCATTTATTTTTTGCCGAGCGCACTGCAACCAAAGTCACAGGCTTACCAAAAGACCTACCCACCAGGGAGATAAAGAGCGTGGGCATTATCGGTGGAGGCACTATGGGCGGAGGCATCGCCATGAACTTTGCCAATGTCGGTATTCCAGTCAAGCTGGTAGAAGTCGATCAAACTGCGATAAATCGAGGGCTAGCAGTGATCGACAAGAATTACACCATCAGCATGCAGAAAGGGAAACTCACCGAAGGTCAAAAAACTCATTGTCTCTCGTTGATTTCCGGCACAACTGACTACGCAGACCTAGCTGACGTAGACCTGGTCATTGAGGCCGTATTTGAAAATATGGAGCTCAAACAGGAAATTTTTGCCAAATTGGATCGCTCCTGCAAACCCGGTACCATCCTTGCAACCAACACTTCTTACCAGGATATTGATCAAATCGCAGCTGCAACTAACAGGCCTCAAGACGTTATAGGGATGCATTTTTTCAGCCCTGCCAATGTAATGAAACTACTCGAGGTGGTTCGCGGCTCGCAAAGTGCTGACGATGTAATTGCCACTGCCATGCAACTCGCTAAAACGATCAAGAAAGTACCCGTATTAGCGGGAAACTGTTACGGCTTTATTGGCAATCGAATGTTGCGCCCCTATGGCAGAGAGTCGCAGCTGTGTTTAATCGAGGGCTCAACCCCGGAGCAGATTGATTCGGTTATGCAGTCTTGGGGGATGGCTATGGGCCCTATCGCCGTTGGAGATCTAGCGGGACTGGATATCGGTTACAAGGCCCGCCAGGGCCTGAGCGAATCAGAAAGAGGAGAGCCAAAAACCTACTGTATTGCAGATGCCCTGGTTGAAATGGGCCGCCTGGGCCAGAAAAGTGGAGCCGGCTACTATCGCTACGATCCCGAAACTCGCGCTCGCAGCAGCGACCCGGAAGTGCTGAAAGTCATTGAGGCCCAAGCTAAAAGCGAAGGGGTAGTACGGCGGGAAATTTCCGACGAGGAGATTCTAAACCGCCTAACTTTCGCACTGATTAATGAAGGAGCCAAAATCCTGGAGGAAGGCATAGCCCAACGTCCGAGTGATATAGATGTTGTATATGTTTACGGTTATGGCTTTCCACCCCATCGTGGAGGACCGATGCACTATGCCGACAGAATCGGCTTGAAGGAGATCTACGAAAAAATATGTACTTTCCGCCAGCAGCATGGAGATACCTACTGGACTCCAGCCCCTTTACTGGAACGGCTAGCCCAAGAGGGAAAAACATTTGCGCAATGGGCTGATGGCAAAATCTAAGCTTGTAAACTATAGGGGAAGTCAGTATGACTACTGGCTTCCCACTTTACCCGCTGCAGCCAAATAAAGAAGTTGTGTCACCATGAATAGGCCTGATGCCTTAGTCGAAGTACAATCCCCATTAAGTCAGCCACTCCGCACGGATATCCAAAACTGGAAGGGCATTGGTTTTGCATTGGCTACCGCGCTGGTAGCAAGTACAGCGGCCGCAGCCAGCAAATGGGTGTCTACCGCGGTCCCCGTGC
This DNA window, taken from Microbulbifer sp. VAAF005, encodes the following:
- a CDS encoding coniferyl aldehyde dehydrogenase — its product is MEKVVEHTRSVSIGKVESVFKLQKDAFNRNPYPSLQERLESLKKLEQLILENQKSIAKAISEDFGNRAIQETKIAEIYGCIEEIRYTRKRLKKWMKIQKRHVPLLLRGVKNRVLPQPKGVVAIVTPWNYPLLLSVGPLVSAISAGNRCMIKMAANSRALSTLLHQLFNRFFSADLVAILPEVSATEFTAQAYDHLIFTGSGKVGKVVMRRAADHLTPVTLELGGKSPAIICGDFDENIAAERILSSKFFNAGQTCVAPDYLLIPEEKLSGFLESSKRLVPKWYPSLNSEDYTSIIDEKAFNRLTTCLKEALEKGATVLPLLDVENSKGLQKIAPTLVLNPTEDMSLLREEIFGPILPILTYRDLSDTIDYINSKDRPLALYIFSSSGDVQEKIIKSTMSGGVCINDCAMHVSQADLPFGGIGASGMGQYHAYEGFLEFSKLRPIFTQAKKSAAVPLRPPYGQRFDKIFNFLLRFKL
- a CDS encoding acyl-CoA dehydrogenase family protein gives rise to the protein MNIDFSPEELAFQQEVQQFLQEKLPEDIREKTLKEIPLEKEDFVRWQKILYEQGWAATNWPVEYGGTGWTPTQKHIWADECANYGVPELIPFGLKMVAPVIFTYGSEEQKQRFLPDILASNVWWCQGYSEPNAGSDLASLKTTAVRDGDEYIVNGTKTWNTLGHFADWIFCLVRTGGPQVKNQAAISFLLIDMNHPGITVSPIMTLGGHHEVNEIHFDNVRVPVENRIGEEGQGWTYAKVLLTHERTGIARVAKSKKRLQTLKDLAKETCDGENSLLENPAFAQKLAEVEIDLLALEFTELRTLAAVSTGGAPGAESSILKIKGTEVAQLIDELYMETAGYYGMPFVREQFRSGFDGEWVGPGVIAGSVPRYLNNRKSSIYGGSNEIQKNIISKWVLGL
- a CDS encoding 3-hydroxyacyl-CoA dehydrogenase NAD-binding domain-containing protein, whose amino-acid sequence is MSSVSYELIGDIGVIRLNNPPVNALSHGLREGIWGAIKDAQGDASKALVLVCEGRTFIAGADITEFGKPPQAPALSEVIVEIENSCKPVIAAIHGTALGGGFEVALACHYRCAIASAKVGLPEVKLGLLPGAGGTQRTPRLAGVAAALELITKGSPIPASKAKSLKLIDRVIDDDLLEGALAFTRELITNEAPLRRVRDIVIDPDSIPEGLFDDFRKRLEKRSRGQLAPQHIVTCIEAAVHQPFDKGLAKELDLFIECLLSSQSAALRHLFFAERTATKVTGLPKDLPTREIKSVGIIGGGTMGGGIAMNFANVGIPVKLVEVDQTAINRGLAVIDKNYTISMQKGKLTEGQKTHCLSLISGTTDYADLADVDLVIEAVFENMELKQEIFAKLDRSCKPGTILATNTSYQDIDQIAAATNRPQDVIGMHFFSPANVMKLLEVVRGSQSADDVIATAMQLAKTIKKVPVLAGNCYGFIGNRMLRPYGRESQLCLIEGSTPEQIDSVMQSWGMAMGPIAVGDLAGLDIGYKARQGLSESERGEPKTYCIADALVEMGRLGQKSGAGYYRYDPETRARSSDPEVLKVIEAQAKSEGVVRREISDEEILNRLTFALINEGAKILEEGIAQRPSDIDVVYVYGYGFPPHRGGPMHYADRIGLKEIYEKICTFRQQHGDTYWTPAPLLERLAQEGKTFAQWADGKI
- a CDS encoding 3-oxoadipyl-CoA thiolase, with the protein product MSHAYIYDGGRSVFGRHGGSLSSIRPDNLLAHVIRTLTERNNFNPQHFEDVIAGNTNQAGEDSRNVARFSGLLAGLPISTGGITVNRLCGSGLSAIADAARCIRASEGELFIAGGVESMSRAPLVLSKANSAFDRNQVLADTTLGPRFTNPDIVAEYGSHSMPQTADNIASDLNICREECDTFALASQTKYESARTDGFFVDEIIPIEVPQGRKKPALLIDTDEHPRPNATLERLQALPALFEDGVVTAGNASGINDGAAALIIGSAEAGQAADLKPRARILASAIAGVEPRVMGLGPVPATRKALARAGLELGDMDVMEFNEAFAVQAMGCLKMLEIDYADPRVNPNGGAIAVGHPLGASGARILLTALRQLERTGGRYALATMCIGIGQGIAVIIERI
- a CDS encoding acyl-CoA synthetase, whose product is MSITPIQSSDTMLQSLAEIQEYEKVPLSQRYPWESTFDLIRQSARLYQHDSAIEFLPTAAPDEDTVKVSFSELSQRVHQTANLFHSIGVEPTDTVTLLLPNLPETHFALWGGQAAGITSPINPLLEPEHIIEIMNTTRAKVLVTLGQDLSEEIWDKVTQILEQVPTLKTLLLISKKPISNTPVPAGIHADNFVSAISQQPDDHLKSERYIQGSETASYFHTGGTTGRPKIARLTHSNIAFVAQLSADTSSSKGRFATLSGLPLFHIFGTVVAGIGTLLAGRTIVIMTPSGFRSPNVLPNWWHHVARFQVKGFAAVPTILGVLLQIPVGDNDISCLTDIGCGASTLPTGLKNAFEEKFNVLVSNGYGMTESSCLLARPPTDMQAPEGSVGRRLPYMEMKIAEVDGTRLVRTSNTGEVGIVLARGPHIFSGYLSEEDNAKAWVDKSWFNTGDMGYLDGDGNLFLTGRAKDLIIRGGHNIDPALIEEPLSRHPAVAIAVAVGQPDAYAGEVPVAYVTLFPSTNPPTEEQLIDYCRSQISERAAIPKRVEIIDEIPLTAVAKVFKPALRNRATEYVVGQALEEKSITAKFSAHFDTSLGQVAKVQLEQASSKADVEEALENLPVALEFE
- a CDS encoding acyl-CoA dehydrogenase family protein — translated: MDFSYSEEQRMLQSSVSKFIQQDYDFDRRCKIVSNDIGFSKENWKLFAELGWLMVPFGKDDGGLGGSAVDLMVVMEEFGRGLVAEPFLASVVLSGGLIADCASEVQKRELLGMLMEGQLQLAFAFTESQSRYNLTDIAMTAVKDGDNYLLNGHKAVVLNGDVADKLLVAVRTSGAQRDREGITLLLVDPNTEGLQRHGYATVDAHRAAEIKFSNVKVPIANLIGEEGAALGAIEKAVDRATLALCAEAVGAMERIYKKTVEYTKTREQFGVPIGKFQALQHRMVDMFTEYEQARSILLMAALQLDSNNGVAPKAISAAKSRIGKAARIIGQEAIQLHGGIGVTEELDVSHYFKRLTTTQYLFGSTDYHTLRFAKL